One part of the Truepera radiovictrix DSM 17093 genome encodes these proteins:
- the trxB gene encoding thioredoxin-disulfide reductase: MTDGQRDAQPTQITRADVIIVGGGPAGLTAGIYAGRAQLSTLILEKGLPGGQIAQTQEVENYPGFDEVISGAELSQRMVRQAEKFGAKILMEEVQRVEPQDGGFLVTGYDAQYHARAVIIATGANPRRLGVPGEDTFYGRGVSTCATCDGFFYRGKHVVVVGGGDAAVEEGMFLTKFAERVSVVHRRDELRANKEAQRRAFANPKMHWVWNSVVEEILGGEQVEGVRLHNLKTGERSVLAADGVFVYIGHVPNTAYLEGLVKLRESGYIDVRDEIYTNVEGLFAAGDVADEIYRQLGTSVGAGTRAAMAAERYLAEREAHAHVSRSEADILHPEAVS, from the coding sequence GTGACGGACGGACAACGAGACGCGCAACCGACCCAGATCACGCGAGCGGACGTCATCATCGTCGGGGGTGGCCCCGCCGGGCTTACGGCGGGCATCTACGCGGGGCGCGCCCAGCTCAGCACCTTGATCCTCGAAAAGGGGTTGCCGGGGGGGCAGATCGCGCAGACCCAAGAGGTCGAGAACTACCCCGGCTTCGACGAGGTGATTAGCGGCGCGGAGCTGTCGCAGCGGATGGTACGCCAAGCCGAGAAGTTCGGCGCGAAGATCCTCATGGAGGAGGTGCAGCGGGTCGAACCGCAAGACGGCGGGTTTTTGGTGACCGGTTACGACGCGCAGTACCACGCCCGAGCGGTCATCATCGCCACCGGCGCCAACCCGCGCCGTCTGGGCGTCCCCGGCGAGGACACCTTTTACGGGCGCGGCGTCTCGACCTGCGCGACCTGCGACGGCTTTTTCTACCGCGGCAAACACGTCGTCGTCGTCGGTGGGGGCGACGCGGCGGTCGAAGAGGGGATGTTTCTCACCAAGTTCGCCGAGCGCGTGAGCGTCGTTCACCGCCGCGACGAACTGCGCGCCAACAAAGAGGCGCAGCGGCGCGCTTTTGCCAACCCCAAGATGCACTGGGTGTGGAATAGCGTCGTCGAGGAGATCCTGGGCGGCGAACAGGTCGAGGGGGTGCGGCTGCACAACCTCAAAACGGGTGAGCGCAGCGTGCTCGCCGCCGACGGGGTGTTCGTCTACATCGGTCACGTCCCCAACACCGCCTACCTCGAGGGCCTCGTCAAGCTTCGCGAAAGCGGCTACATCGACGTCCGCGACGAGATCTACACCAACGTCGAGGGGCTGTTTGCCGCCGGCGACGTCGCCGATGAGATCTACCGTCAGCTCGGTACGAGCGTCGGGGCGGGGACGCGCGCGGCGATGGCGGCTGAGCGCTACCTCGCGGAGCGCGAAGCGCACGCGCACGTCTCGCGCTCCGAAGCCGACATCTTGCACCCCGAGGCGGTCTCCTAG
- a CDS encoding ComF family protein, which translates to MFALLRCPACRSAPGRASGLCAGCEATLFSPRVEAFALSLGPYEGALARTVRALKFGGARRLCEPLGARLALEVARAAWPLDAVCAVPLHPLRRLTRGYNQSALVAEVAARHLRLPYRPVLRRTRRTRQQARLAAPARPDNVAGAFRCAPLAGERILLVDDVSTSGATATECALALFAAGAARVYLATLAAAAPGALAATHGAPLKAPP; encoded by the coding sequence GTGTTCGCCCTTCTGCGTTGCCCCGCCTGCCGCAGCGCCCCCGGGCGCGCTTCGGGTCTCTGCGCGGGCTGCGAGGCCACGCTGTTCTCCCCGCGCGTAGAGGCCTTTGCCCTCAGCCTCGGCCCCTATGAGGGGGCTCTGGCGCGCACCGTAAGAGCCCTTAAGTTCGGGGGCGCGCGGCGCCTCTGCGAACCCCTCGGCGCGCGCCTCGCGCTCGAGGTCGCGCGCGCCGCTTGGCCCCTCGACGCCGTGTGCGCCGTCCCTTTGCACCCGCTGCGGCGGCTCACGCGCGGTTACAACCAGTCGGCCTTGGTCGCCGAGGTCGCGGCGCGGCACCTCCGCCTCCCCTACCGCCCCGTGCTGCGGCGCACGCGCAGAACGCGTCAGCAGGCCCGCCTCGCGGCCCCCGCGCGGCCAGACAACGTCGCCGGCGCCTTCCGCTGCGCCCCGCTCGCGGGGGAGCGGATCCTCCTTGTCGACGACGTGAGCACGAGCGGCGCAACCGCCACCGAATGCGCGCTCGCCCTCTTTGCCGCCGGCGCCGCGCGCGTCTACCTCGCGACGCTCGCCGCGGCGGCGCCCGGGGCTCTGGCCGCTACCCACGGAGCCCCCTTGAAAGCGCCCCCATGA
- a CDS encoding patatin-like phospholipase family protein gives MSDPTSDPTAAPLSVAPLSAPTAERSAPATRIGVALGGGSARGYAHIGALAALERHGLVPDLVVGTSFGAIIGALYAAGLSPAQIAETATSVRLRDLWRVLDFGLHRAALFHGDRLEAYLDALLEGRHFSDLTRDFAVIATDLTSGERVTLQSGPLARALRASASMPGVFAPVPWEDRRLVDGGLGSPMPLSTLEGYDVDLAIGIGVGLEGTESGAIRLAQRCLKAPWGQRVYLSLRDRPGDHPLRQLGRSFAHTLTAWQSAQALSEEDLYVHAKPPIHWLNFHRAQDAILAGEAALERFIPRIQGALEALASDREPVGL, from the coding sequence GTGAGCGACCCAACCAGCGACCCGACCGCTGCGCCCTTATCCGTTGCGCCGCTCTCCGCGCCGACTGCTGAGCGCTCGGCCCCCGCTACGCGGATCGGGGTCGCGTTGGGGGGTGGGAGCGCTAGGGGCTACGCCCACATCGGCGCGCTCGCCGCGCTCGAGCGCCACGGCCTCGTCCCCGACCTCGTCGTCGGCACGAGTTTCGGCGCCATTATTGGCGCGCTCTACGCGGCGGGCCTAAGCCCCGCACAGATCGCCGAAACGGCGACGAGCGTGCGCTTGCGCGACCTCTGGCGGGTGCTCGACTTCGGTCTGCACCGCGCGGCGCTCTTTCACGGCGACCGGCTCGAGGCCTACCTCGACGCGCTTTTGGAGGGGCGTCACTTTAGCGACCTCACGCGCGACTTCGCCGTGATCGCGACCGACCTCACGAGCGGGGAGCGCGTTACGCTGCAGTCGGGCCCCTTGGCGCGCGCCCTGCGCGCGAGCGCCTCGATGCCGGGGGTTTTCGCGCCGGTTCCGTGGGAGGACAGAAGGCTCGTCGACGGCGGTTTGGGGTCGCCGATGCCGCTAAGCACCCTCGAGGGTTATGACGTCGACCTCGCGATCGGTATCGGGGTCGGGCTCGAGGGGACCGAGTCGGGGGCGATCCGCCTCGCGCAGCGCTGCCTCAAAGCGCCGTGGGGGCAGCGGGTCTACCTGTCGCTGCGCGACCGGCCTGGAGATCACCCGCTGCGGCAGCTCGGGCGCTCGTTCGCGCACACCTTGACCGCGTGGCAGAGCGCTCAGGCGCTCTCCGAAGAGGACCTCTACGTCCACGCCAAACCGCCCATTCACTGGCTCAACTTTCACCGCGCGCAAGACGCCATCCTCGCCGGCGAGGCGGCGTTGGAGCGCTTTATCCCGCGCATCCAGGGGGCGCTCGAGGCGCTCGCTTCGGATCGCGAACCCGTGGGTTTGTAG
- a CDS encoding glycosyltransferase family 2 protein: MTHPELEVDRRGAKLTAPTFEALTILVIHHRTPQLLGECLTRLARYAVGARVIVVDSGPPSERPALRERLLGAELLGVPNHSLAHAVNCGLRLVRTPFVAHMNADVWVTPETFPALLAALEPTEVAMTGPVARTADGRRQHQGPTYTLLYRRLAAQRGEPASLPVPWLSGCLQVLKWRAVAHVGGMDASLRFYNEDMEWCFRLWRAGWTCRLVATEVVHLGGASTPRDPRFLIEGYRGGYRLSQRFRGPLYRALHRSAVLAQSALLRRWGREAHTRAAFDAIFEMFRHQQFDRSPFGATLGSDTDA; encoded by the coding sequence ATGACCCACCCGGAGCTAGAGGTAGACCGACGAGGAGCCAAACTGACCGCCCCGACATTCGAAGCGCTCACCATCCTGGTCATCCACCACCGCACGCCGCAGCTGCTCGGCGAATGCCTGACGCGCCTGGCGCGCTACGCGGTGGGGGCGCGCGTCATCGTGGTCGACAGCGGCCCCCCGAGCGAGCGGCCGGCGCTCCGCGAACGGCTTTTGGGGGCGGAACTTTTGGGCGTCCCCAACCACAGCCTCGCCCACGCGGTCAACTGCGGGTTGCGCCTCGTCCGCACCCCCTTCGTCGCGCACATGAACGCCGACGTGTGGGTCACGCCGGAGACCTTTCCGGCCCTGCTCGCGGCGCTCGAGCCCACCGAGGTCGCCATGACCGGCCCCGTCGCGCGCACCGCCGACGGCCGGCGCCAGCACCAAGGGCCGACGTACACCCTTCTCTACCGGCGGCTCGCCGCGCAGCGCGGCGAGCCCGCGAGCCTCCCCGTACCCTGGCTCTCGGGGTGTCTGCAAGTCCTGAAGTGGCGGGCGGTTGCGCACGTCGGCGGGATGGACGCCTCCTTGCGCTTTTACAACGAGGACATGGAGTGGTGCTTTCGGCTGTGGCGCGCGGGGTGGACGTGCCGCCTCGTCGCCACCGAGGTCGTCCACCTCGGCGGAGCCTCGACGCCGCGCGACCCGCGCTTTCTCATCGAAGGGTACCGGGGCGGCTACCGGCTCTCGCAGCGCTTTCGGGGTCCCCTCTACCGCGCCCTTCACCGCTCCGCCGTGCTCGCCCAGAGCGCGCTGCTGCGCCGCTGGGGGCGCGAGGCGCACACCAGGGCCGCCTTTGACGCCATCTTCGAGATGTTTCGTCACCAGCAGTTCGACCGCTCGCCGTTCGGCGCGACGCTCGGTTCCGACACCGACGCGTAG